The genomic segment GAAGGGCACGCGATGAGCACGGCTCATGTCTTTTCACCGAATGAATTGAGAAACTAATCTGTAGCTTTGAGAGTTTGACGTTTATGGAAAAGTGTTGCCATTGCACATTATATAATGGATATTTAATCTTTAAATTCTATAAAACGTTGCACAATATTTGAAAGAAAAACCAAATAACCATCAATGGGCTggtaataatatataatttataccAAGATTTGTTaatttgtctctctctctgtacacGGACAACGTCAAGCTGCCCAGTTCCCACAGAGGCACAGTTGTTAATTATTTTGACATTTGTGCACAAGGAATAATAAATGCACCGTCACACACTGGTTAAATCTCCCAGCTCAATTCCACTTGGTCAATGTGAGAAACATTTGGTTTGATGAAGCGCGGCTCTCTCTTTGTCTGCGATTCCTCACCTCTAATTGTCTGTCTGCAGcgaacagcagagcagagcttgTGTACAACGCCTATAAAGTAAAAAGCCTGCTTCCCTTTAGGAGCCTTGATCTTTTCATTGATCTCCCGGGTAATAAACTGCTCATTGTAATTAAGCAACCGTGCTCACGAGCTGCAGCGGCCGAGGTTAAAGACAGCAGTCCCAGGAAAAAGCTTCTCAAACTGCTGATGGCGTCGCTTCAGCAGAGTGTGTTATCTTCTCCGactgctctccctctcctcgcaTCGCTCGCTCTTTGCCGCTGAAAAGAGACAGTCAGCATGTTGGAGTTGTAATAAATTTCTCTTGTGCTCGTGGCCGCCTCCCTTCTGTCAGCGACGGATCAGGATGCGGAGATGGAGATCGTTACGGTGTCTGACCCCTCGGCCCTCGTCCAGTCCGACGCGGTGGCCATCGCCCTGGATTTTAAGGTCCTCCATCCTGTGGTGATCACAAGGCTGGGAGTCTTCCCGAGCGGGTCCCGACTCGAGCTTCTGAGCAACGTGACGGTGAAGCTCCTCCAACTGGATCAGGAGGTGAAAACCTTGACACGCGAGCAGAACATATCTCatatgctgctttttttttgacTCTATGCTGCTTCTGTTTACAGTCTCCGTTATAGAGATAATGTAGTTTTTAGTGTAGATGAATTTAAAATTGCAGCGGCAGAAAGTACTACATGATGTGAAGTAGCTCCTTCATCAATTCTTTATGTGTAAAAACCTGTGATTTTTGCAGGAGGCTGTGGTTACCGCTCGCTTCAGTGCCATCAGCACAGGGACCCTGGTGAACGGGTTGTGGTACAAACCAGTGGAGCAGTTCATTTTGCCTAAGGTCAGCACAGCAACCAGGAGTTTGAGAAACCCAGAGGTTACAAGTTGAAGaaacatgtttaattattcagaTGTTTAAGTGAAGCCGTTCTTCCATAGCATTCCTTTAACGATCTTAAGCTGTTATACTTAGTACCGCATTACGTAATGAATAATTTATTCATGTACGAATACGATATAATGTTTTCACAAACCAATCGGGGGCAAGTCAACCCACTTGGTTTCAAGTGTCACGCATGCTTCTAGGCGGTGTGTTGCTGCCCTCTGTGGTGAGTGTAATGAACTGTCCTGACTGTGATTGCACCTGTTGTCACAGCCATTAGTGACGTCACGGGGCAGCGCAGCTCACCTGCACAGCCTGCGTCTGAATGTGTGTTCTTCACCCAGGGCTTTGAGGGGACGCTGGTTTGGGAGAGTCAGGACTCTGCTGGACTGACCACGGTTAACTCATCATCTGTGCAGCTCAATGACGGAGGAGGTGTCCTTAAGATCTCCTCTGTACGTATCcatgtgcttttttttatttgtgtgcatgcgtgtgtataTTCTCTTTGAAGgttgtaaatgtaaagtagAAGTTCAATAAGTTACCAACacatttttgctgttttcttgGAATTTCAGATTGCAGAGGGTTTATTGCCTCATAGAAGTGCTCTTGGGTTTCCTGGCCTGGCTGGAGGATTCACGTTTACTATCTATGGTCGGTCCAGCAGCTAAGTTAATCACCAGTTTGACcacagtctctcacacacacacacacacacacacacacacacacacacacacacacacacacacacacacacacacacacacacacacacacacacacaccgtcaggTGTTGTGTGAAGCGACTATATTTAAAAATTCAAACAAACATTGTTCATTCTGTCAGGTTATGAGATTAGCTCCTTCTGTGCCTGAGGCCTCTTGTTATTTCCCATTTGGCACATGTGCCAAATGGGAAATACGACTCTTTACAACTCTACCTGTTGTGTTTGTTACATTATTGATTATATCTCCTCCATGTGTTTACATACAAGTTTATCTGTAAATGGATTTGaagaaaactgaattaaatCCAGTATTCATTATCTCTGAGAACAGAACAAAGGACCATTTTGCCAGAAAGAGAGATATTGCTGGTTGTTATTCCTCACGTGTCTTAATTTATCCAAACTCTGTGCAAACGATGTTGGAAATGTAATTTTATGCCCAAGCTGTGTCACCGTTTCCACCAGTTTATCATTTCATCCTGGGTGTCAGATGGAGACAGCTTGTCGGCGCTCCTGCGGGACCGCCCGGCCAGGATGGAGCTCCACGCCTCCAGGCTGAAGCAGGAGGACGCTGCCTTGAAGCAGGAGAGCCTGAGGCACGGCGACATGGTGTTTGTAGATGTGGTAGACACCTACAGGAACGTGCCTTTCAAACTGCTTCAGTTCTATAAATGGTAAGTCAAGTGCTAATGACTCGGTTCTCTGTCTGTAAATTGCTGCGGCCCTCAGAGGAAATCAGCAACCTGATATGAAAGTGTGTCGTCACCTCCAAATGTCTTGCTGGGTGGATCGCGATTTAAAAATCGCTCAGTCAGGGAAAAAGTTCCTCAGTCACCAGGCAGCAAACTCAGTGGTTTCAGGTTTTGACTGGACAAGTGTTGTACCTGTTTGCAGAACCTCATGGCCTTCAGCCTGTGGTATTTGAAAGTAAATCCACTCAGGGATGCTGCTCAAAAAAATTGGGAAGTAGGTTTTAATTAAGGTTGCAAATTCCCTGTGCGGCAGGTCTGTAGGAAACGCTGACtttaatctgctgctgaagacGGATGATGATTGTTACATCGACGTGGACTCTGTATTAATGAAGATTGACCACAAGGGTCTTAAGCGCAGCAACGTCTGGTGGGGGAAGTGAGTAATATTTGGTATTTCATCATGTTGTAAATCCTGATGTATATTTTGCTCTTGATGCAAATCCACTTGTGTTTGCACCTTAAGTGCATCGTCAGCTGAACTCGCTCAGGCACAGCCAGGACGCATCAGGTGGAACGGAGTCGGCATGTGATAGTAACGAATGGGACTCAGTTTCAGGCAGAGCTGGGCGGTGGACCGCATTGGCAAGTGGCAGGAGCTGGAGTACCCCAGCCCGGCGTACCCGGCCTTCGCCTGCGGCTCGGGCTACGTGGTGTCTCGTGACCTGGTGGAGTGGCTGGCTAGCAACGCGGAGAAGCTGAAGGCCTACCAGGTGAGGGTCCGAGCACCGGGCGGCTCGGGGGAAATGGTGTCATCGTGAATATAACGGGACTCTGTCTGGTAACAGGGAGAAGACGTGAGCATGGGGATATGGATGGCAGCTGTTGGACCGCAGAAATATCAGGTAAAGGCAAAAACAGAATTGAGTCAAATCCACCACTTGTCTTAATTTGTGAGCGGTAGCAGTTCCACCTCCCTCTGTCTTCTGTTCATTATGATACTTCGCTATTTCTACAATTCACGCGTTAACCTTCAACACAGTCTTGGCGCTAAAATCTGTATTTTGCTGTCAGTGAAAACATCGTCGCAGGTCGAATGCAGAGGGTTCCGCTTTGTGCAGTCACAGCGATTCAACGGTGCATATTAACAGCTGGAGCCGTGTGCAACTAATGCCCGGCTCAGTCTGCTGCATGCTAACGCGCCCGCTGCCCTGTGCCCTTTGTCGTCCGCCAGGACCCCGGCTGGCTGTGCGAGAAGGAGTGCTACGTGGACATGCTGTCCTCCCCCCAGCACACGGCCGAGGAGCTGCACGTCCTCTGGGACCAGAAGAGGGCATGCGGAGACCCCTGCGGTTGCTCCTGGGGCCACTGAAAGTCCAGCTCACACCACACTCACCTCGTAGCACAGTGCGTAAACGCTCACACCAGATTCTGTGGTTTCCATAAACCCTTAAATTGAGCCATTACAGAGTTGATATGGTATTAGTTTATGAAATGTTAGGTCATCACTTAGAAAACAATCTTTCAGATGCAACTTCTTAATATTAGCAAACACTGCGCCAAAATAAAGCATTAGAACATATTTAGCTGTGGCAACTGTCGGTATTTGTGTCATAGAAATTGAATTTctccagcagaggaggaagaccaGGACATGATGGACATTATGCACACAATCATGACCTAAACCATTAGGAATATAATAATTATTGGTGTTTTGACACTCGCTTGATTTGAACCTTCTAGTTTAAACGAATATTTGATGGTATTTTAAAGATGAACACTTTACATTGCTGTATTTTGTAAATGATTGTTACGCTTTTCATCCTCCTCACTATCTGTAGGTTTCtaatgagccacacacacacacacacacaacacacacacacacacacacacacacacacacacacacacccctaaaCTGagtttgtactgtatctgtcaTTGTGCACATAGTGATGTGGCCTTACTGTATCTGCTCGGCATCACGCTCCATGTACGTCAGCACTTAAATGAGTGTCTCTGCCACGTTTTGCAGTTTGTGGAACTCAGCAGGACGGTGTCATAGACGCGGTAGCTGAACACTGGTTCAGGAACGCGTCCTCACAGGTAATAAAGACGCTTGCGTGAGATGAATGGCTTCCTGCTTGTTTATTTGGGAGCGACGCGCGCGGCAAACTGCCGCTGAGCCGCCGCTGGATCCGTGTCGAGTCGAAGGCTTTGTTCTTTGCCGTGAGCAAGCCGATCGCCCTCATGCTGCTAAAGAATCACTCCTCAAACTTAAAGTGGAACTTTGATCTCTATTGGTGATTGTTTCTGGTGCCAAAGAGCTGAACTGTGCTGGAATAATGAGCAGGGAACCCTGTGGAGTGTTTTAACCAGAAGTCCACCATGGCCTCAACCTGATCAGTGATACTAAACATGTTCAGGTGTCAGTCTGTCCTTAGAAACACATCAAAGGCTTCTATGAGTCCTGAACAAATAGTTTGTGTTGCTTTGGGCTTGTGTGAATAATGAAAGATGATGCTGAATATTTTACTGAGCTAAAATAATAGAAGGCgtttcttttatttatgcatGTTTTACCTGCCAGGAAATCTATTTGTGCAATTAACCTGACGTACGTGGGATCAGACGTTCCTCCTGCTTTGAGGTCTCCTCTTTTTCAGCGAGCCGCACAATAACACAGTCATGTCCGCATCTGTTCCACGTTCTTACGTAGATAAGGACACCATCATCCTTCCTCACTGATTTGGCTCAAAGTCCTTTACTGTGAAGCAAGAGAAGCGTGGAGCTAACACGTAGAtaggagatgaggagaggggGATGAAAAAAGCTAATTTCTCATTTCAGCCCTACTGCTTCTTCAGGAGATGAAGAGTTATTGAGCTGTGATGAGTGCTGTGGGGATATCGTCACTTGCTGGTTTAAAACGTTAAAATCATTAGCATTGTATTTTCTGAGACATGTTTTGAATCTTCTGCCTCCTTTGATTCAAGTCCTCTTCCCTCACCACCCCGTGCAACCGGGCGATCGAATCAAGCGAACCTACGCCTTCCTGATAACTTTGGGACAAACTGCAGATGTGTGTTCGGCTGTGAGTCTTCTGGAGCTTCTCCCTCGTCGTGTGGCGCACGGGAGATGAGACAATGTGGAGAAAATTGTTTTGCTGTTCTTGTATTGGCATAAGCAAAAGATAGTCGGTGTGAAATAATGTATCAGGGGGAACACTACTGAAGGATTCCTTTGTTCTATGAGAGATCAATATGTGTGAAGTCGAAACCACTCCCAGAGTGAGACTAAAGAACAAAGCACAGAACTGGGCATAACGAGACGACCTCAGCTCGTCGTACTGACCCAGAATATGTGATTCATCCATATGTTGGATATAAATAGACCCCACACGTTTCAAACCTTCCTGCCcctaagcgtgtgtgtgtgtgtgtgtgtgtgtgtgtgtgtgtgggggggggctttccTAAATGATGACAGCAGCACAATTCCCTGAACCACTGACTTATTTTCCCTCTATTAATATTTTGCCACGGAAGTGCAATCAACCATTTAGCCTGTGACAAGCGCCGCTCAGAGAAAACAGAAGGAACTCGGGCGCTCGcgttaattgtatttattaaatcCTTTTCATCTTGAGTCTCACCTTCTCGGAACGCGTCCACAGACCGAACACAGCGATGTGTTGAGGAATGTGAGGCGCGTTTTCACGCTGTCTGCTCCTGACAGACAGTTTCATTGAGTGCTGAGACCCGTTTGTTACCAGTTTCCTTTTGTTGTTCTTCCACAGGTCAGTCAGATTAGTAGCACCACTCACCATGTTGGAAAATTCTACTCAACACCACACTGTAAAACGTTCTGTAAAAGTGTACTGTAATATTGGTTGTAGTGAAACCTGTTTCATTCATTGCAATCATTGTTTTTTACTATATTGTATAACTTGCCCTTTCTTTAGCTATTTCAATTATAATTAATGTACCTTAATGCCGGTACAGAGGGATTCAGGAACTACCAGATAATCATGAATTGTTAATAGGTACAGTGGTTCTTTAAATAACTCTGCATCcagtactgtataataaatgAGGAGTTACAAAATATGACCAAATCAGTTCAAGTTCAGTTTGTGACTATTACAATGTGATGCATGAAAATGATTAGATGAGTTATTACTAATGGTGCACTACTCTGTACTTTCTCACACTGTATTAGTAACAAATAATTGTGTGATAAATTCAACAGTTAGTGAACAGTGACTCTTAAGAATCCACACATAAGGTCCACATTTACATAACACATTCATCCATCATTTCAGGAATCTAAAGcgctttacagtagcttctcGTTCACCCAGCTGCTTTGCCAGGCTCTAGcttcaaacaccagcagcaactTGGGCttcagtgtcttgctcaaggacacttcaacACATCCACCTTGGCAGGGGATCGAACCGCTGACCTTGAGCTTAGAGGATGCGCTATTGGTGGGATGAAGAATATTTCACCCCAGCCTGTTGTCTAGTAACATTCTATGTAGTAACATTCTATGTAATCACACAGGGCATAATACCAAATACTTCAGAAATGACTAATGAACTAATATGGTATATCATTCTGATCTCCAGTAACCCATCTCTATCTCCTGTATAGCACTTGTTTCTGAGTAATTGAAGTGAATGTATTTTTCAGTTTGTTACTCAGCGAGTATTCTCAGTATGTTTATCTCTCCATTACTTTCAGTTTTATTCATGACTTTAGATAAACATGTGTTTTTTGCTGTTAAgccacattttgttttgtttgattccACTCTTTATGCATTAATTTTACTAATTTGTAGTAAAAGCAGTAGAATATTGCTGAATAATCTCTTCATTTGTTTGTCATTCTGTTGTTCCATTTGCTTTTTACACTTGCATGTAACTAATAAATGAGTTAATTGACTATAACTGCACGACCAGCTGCTGGGCACTGGGTTTTACCGTTCTAACATTTGAGCAGGTCACGTCACCGATGATGTGAATTTAGGAAGGCCTTATTTTGTGGCATTTTACAGAAGTATAAATGGAATGAAAACTTACCTGCGGGGTCAAAAAGCCACGATTCACACAAGCCACAGATGTCCCAGACCTTAGAAAGCGCTCTGAGCTATTTTGCTGTGCATCTGCTTACTCATTCAAACAACTTCATATTCTTAGACTCCCCTCGCAGAGCATTACACGAGACTGTCActcagccgcctcctcctcctgtgtgtgcgCTAAAACGAGGAGgaaatcatttattcatgacaCCCAGCATCCAAAACCGGTATTTCTGACTGATTCTGATTCACAGGAATGAGGGGATATAATTAGACGCACACTATGCCCTAATGGGGCAACATTTTCATTCCCAATTTGAGACTGCATTCCCATTGCAGCTAGGGCTTCTCAGCCTGGGAGAGTTCTGGATGTCACTTTTTGCAAACATTTGCTGAACACAGCTGGGAAACGTGTCACATTGTGGATTGGCTACCTCAGAAATAGCTTCATTACACCATTTGACCTCAGCTCCAGCTACTTGGCACATTCATCGTAATGGCATTTATGAAAATAATTATCTCAGACGTTAGTGAACTACTGAGTTTCAGAATCGTGAATTAACTTGTCGCGCTGAAGATATTCTCAGAagccattcattcatttgatgAAACAGTGTCTGCTGAGTGACCTCCTAACCTCACTTCACTCAAAGGAATACTCCACTAGTTTAGCATCACAGTATTTATTCAGCAGAACAGAACTTTGGTTTCTTTTAATGCAATAACATCCGATTCTAGAGCCACATGAGGATTAAACTGAACCCTGATGTTGAAAATTGCTGGAGTGACAGTTGCACGTTGTCTACGCTGACTATGTGGAAAAGACCGAGAACTGCGTTATTCCTGTTTGTGCCCAGTGGGACGCGAGGGTGCAGCGAGAGTTGAACAAACAACTGATGCTGGCAGAATTATGCATGAGAGCATGTGTTGTTCTGGGATCGGTGACATGAATATGATAACCACACTGGCATGAATATTGTAAAATAAAGGAAGCCTTTTATAAAAAACCCTTAACGTTAAGGGATAATCACGTAAGGCAGCTGAAAATCCCTCACACGCGTTCATCTGCTTTATGTTAGCTAGCCTTGCGTAAGAGTGTATATCTAGGACCCGTTTCAAACACCTCCAGTAGGAATGAATAGACTCGGGCTGTGAGCAACAAGCATGCAGCGAGAGTCTGAAAGTAATTTAGCAAacacaaagatgtttttttttttactcgtCGAGACAGGCACGACGGGAAAAGTACAGAATATCGCAGTGTCCCTTAAAGCAGCTGGGAGCAAATGGGGCATATTGTCCTTTCCATCATAAACACAGTTCTGGAGTCATATAGAGGCACATGAAGTAAAAACAGTGTTGCGTTTATTCAGTCGGTTTCTAAAACTATGAGtaactcaaatttaaatcatttGAGGTGAACTAACAAGCGAGTGTCTTTTCTCATTCTGAGCAATGAGGTCTTCAAAATTGCCACACGAATATTTATGAAGCATCCAGTTGAGTGCTACCAAGCAACACAACTGTGTACAGCGCCAGCTAACGATAAATAATCCAAAGCTTGCAGCCGATGGGGGAGACAGTGAGTGAGCCATGTCGCTCTTCCACAAAACCCATTCTGTTTTGCTCTCAAACCAAACTCAGACACTGTGGGCAGAGAAAAATCAATCTAGTCGGctagagagagggagcagaaaTGAGCACGACGAGAGGCTTTGATTATTGTGATGGACTTAAAGTCAGCTCTGCAAAAGCCACTTCACATGTCTCCCATGTTTATCAAATCAGAAGGGAATTTGCATCGCATTTTCCTGCACTTGTGGCCGCGCGCAGAAGACAAAATTAGCGGCAGGAACGGCTCGCTCTGACATATTGATGAATGCACATTTTCTCTTCTGAGGAGCCACGATTCAA from the Betta splendens chromosome 15, fBetSpl5.4, whole genome shotgun sequence genome contains:
- the b3galnt2 gene encoding UDP-GalNAc:beta-1,3-N-acetylgalactosaminyltransferase 2, with translation MRRLALVLLPCAVAVLVHLWLAQRPRSTPLDNNAHSDGELPFYEVLVGVLSARHHYELRQAIRETWLGYLRDQPRFHHRVGVKFIVGEHGCPIPEEDREDPYSCSILNFTKPATDQDAEMEIVTVSDPSALVQSDAVAIALDFKVLHPVVITRLGVFPSGSRLELLSNVTVKLLQLDQEEAVVTARFSAISTGTLVNGLWYKPVEQFILPKGFEGTLVWESQDSAGLTTVNSSSVQLNDGGGVLKISSIAEGLLPHRSALGFPGLAGGFTFTIYDGDSLSALLRDRPARMELHASRLKQEDAALKQESLRHGDMVFVDVVDTYRNVPFKLLQFYKWSVGNADFNLLLKTDDDCYIDVDSVLMKIDHKGLKRSNVWWGNFRQSWAVDRIGKWQELEYPSPAYPAFACGSGYVVSRDLVEWLASNAEKLKAYQGEDVSMGIWMAAVGPQKYQDPGWLCEKECYVDMLSSPQHTAEELHVLWDQKRACGDPCGCSWGH